The Aurantiacibacter arachoides genome window below encodes:
- a CDS encoding DUF192 domain-containing protein, whose protein sequence is MTGLRNASGKWLLPLVASLALAACSQQATAPASEAPSAAAAAAAPANVHPISGLQVVPVTITTDTATHTFAAEVAASAEEQRRGLMFRTAMGPDEGMIFPYQAPQPLSFWMHNTVLPLDLVFIDADNRIINVGRGQPYDETSIASDRPGVAVLELNGGRAAELGIGPGDLVEW, encoded by the coding sequence ATGACGGGTTTGCGTAACGCATCGGGCAAGTGGTTGCTGCCGCTGGTGGCGAGTCTGGCGCTTGCCGCGTGTTCGCAGCAGGCCACCGCCCCGGCATCGGAGGCGCCTTCCGCCGCCGCCGCCGCCGCCGCCCCGGCGAACGTCCATCCGATCTCGGGCCTCCAGGTGGTGCCCGTCACCATCACCACCGATACCGCCACCCACACCTTTGCCGCCGAGGTCGCCGCCAGTGCCGAGGAACAGCGCCGCGGCCTGATGTTCCGCACCGCGATGGGTCCGGACGAAGGCATGATCTTCCCCTACCAGGCGCCCCAGCCGTTGAGCTTCTGGATGCACAACACGGTGCTTCCGCTCGACCTGGTCTTCATCGATGCCGACAACCGCATCATCAACGTGGGCCGGGGCCAGCCCTACGACGAGACCAGCATCGCCTCCGACCGGCCCGGCGTGGCCGTGCTGGAACTAAACGGCGGGCGCGCGGCCGAACTCGGCATCGGGCCGGGCGATCTGGTCGAATGGTAA
- a CDS encoding TIGR00341 family protein, with the protein MQTPNADPSAQPSTPEPSLGKARQGLADTWNGVVHWWLTDVSGTVDQVAVIESRRAECRLSARYLLMTCMSAGIAILGLLQGSAAVVIGAMLLSPLMDPIMGVGFALATGDYKWLRQSARALAIGTLVAVLFTALVVWASPLQTITSEIASRTRPSLLDLGVAIFSSIAGAYAMIRGRLGTIVGVAIATALMPPLAVVGYGLATQNATVFWGALFLFVTNLTAIALTATAMARAYGFSSNLSEKQTRFQTLLIVAVFVALSIPLFLSLRQIVWEAQATRQATGVVESVFEGRATVSQLAPNFERTPLRVSATVFTPEIVGDAEERAERLLRRSLGVEITMSLTQIRVGSSAEAQEEAQLAAAREEEAEAAAQAEDIAERLALLGGVPVEDVTVDRSRRRALVRARPLDGASLAAYAEIERRIDSTEPEWDIRFIPPLRPLPSVPFEQVEEEDGTDASFAPTARGRQALALVAWAQSRTGVPVRLSGPADAVAAARAALVEQGAEVVARPQASGYGTVTVAWTTGE; encoded by the coding sequence ATGCAAACCCCAAACGCCGATCCCAGCGCACAGCCTTCCACACCCGAACCATCGCTCGGCAAGGCGAGGCAGGGCCTGGCCGACACGTGGAACGGGGTGGTCCACTGGTGGCTCACGGACGTGTCCGGAACCGTCGACCAGGTCGCGGTGATCGAATCGCGCCGGGCGGAATGCCGGCTTTCGGCACGCTACCTGCTCATGACCTGCATGTCGGCGGGCATCGCCATTCTCGGCCTGCTGCAGGGATCGGCGGCAGTGGTGATCGGGGCCATGCTGCTGTCGCCGTTGATGGACCCGATCATGGGCGTGGGTTTCGCGCTGGCCACGGGCGATTACAAGTGGCTGCGGCAATCGGCGCGCGCCCTTGCGATCGGCACGCTGGTGGCGGTGCTGTTCACCGCGCTGGTGGTATGGGCATCCCCATTGCAGACGATCACCAGCGAGATCGCCTCGCGCACCCGGCCCAGCCTGCTCGACCTCGGCGTTGCCATCTTTTCCTCCATCGCCGGTGCCTATGCGATGATCCGCGGGCGGCTGGGCACGATCGTGGGTGTTGCCATCGCCACCGCGCTGATGCCGCCGTTGGCGGTGGTCGGCTACGGCCTCGCCACGCAGAACGCGACGGTGTTCTGGGGCGCGCTGTTCCTGTTCGTCACCAACCTTACCGCCATTGCCCTGACCGCGACCGCCATGGCGCGCGCTTATGGCTTTTCCTCCAACCTGTCGGAAAAGCAGACGCGGTTCCAGACCCTGCTGATCGTGGCGGTGTTCGTCGCGCTGTCTATCCCGCTGTTCCTGTCGCTGCGGCAGATCGTGTGGGAGGCGCAGGCGACGCGGCAGGCAACGGGCGTGGTGGAAAGCGTGTTCGAAGGCCGTGCCACCGTCTCCCAGCTCGCGCCGAACTTCGAGCGGACGCCGCTGCGGGTTTCGGCCACCGTATTCACCCCGGAGATCGTCGGCGATGCCGAGGAGCGGGCGGAGCGCCTGCTGCGGCGCAGCCTGGGGGTGGAGATCACCATGTCGCTCACGCAGATCCGCGTCGGATCGAGCGCGGAGGCGCAGGAGGAGGCGCAACTGGCCGCCGCCCGCGAAGAGGAGGCCGAGGCCGCCGCGCAGGCAGAGGACATCGCCGAGCGGCTGGCGCTGCTGGGGGGCGTTCCTGTCGAGGACGTGACGGTCGATCGCTCCCGCCGCCGGGCGCTGGTCCGCGCCCGTCCGCTCGACGGTGCCTCGCTCGCGGCTTATGCCGAGATCGAGCGTCGCATCGATTCCACCGAGCCGGAATGGGATATCCGCTTCATCCCGCCGCTGCGCCCGCTGCCTTCCGTCCCCTTCGAACAGGTCGAGGAGGAGGACGGCACGGATGCAAGCTTCGCCCCCACCGCGCGCGGGCGCCAGGCGCTGGCGCTTGTCGCCTGGGCGCAGAGCCGCACCGGGGTGCCGGTCCGCCTTTCCGGCCCTGCCGACGCCGTCGCCGCGGCCCGCGCCGCGCTGGTCGAACAGGGGGCCGAAGTGGTGGCCCGGCCGCAGGCAAGCGGCTACGGCACGGTCACGGTCGCCTGGACCACGGGAGAATGA
- a CDS encoding regulatory protein RecX: MAYSNGKRAGPRPRKPLDRQSLEDLALSYAARYATSSAKLARYLERKLFERGWAAEDEPDLPALVARFVEKRYVDDEAFARARSSDLLRRGYGGRRVRQSLGQAGIAEKITARMAPGEHAAREAALQMARKRRIGPFAPEPVAPEKREKQIAAMLRAGHRFDHVRAVLDCRNEDAAAEWLLEARDTQDDGFA; this comes from the coding sequence ATGGCCTATTCCAATGGTAAACGCGCAGGCCCCAGGCCAAGGAAACCGCTGGACCGGCAATCGCTGGAAGACCTCGCGCTGTCGTATGCGGCGCGCTACGCCACCAGTTCCGCCAAGCTGGCCCGCTACCTGGAGCGCAAGCTGTTCGAACGGGGATGGGCGGCGGAGGATGAGCCGGACCTGCCCGCTCTGGTCGCCCGGTTCGTGGAAAAGCGCTATGTCGACGACGAGGCCTTTGCCCGCGCCCGGTCGTCGGACCTGCTGCGGCGCGGATACGGCGGGCGCCGCGTGCGCCAGTCGCTGGGGCAGGCGGGCATCGCAGAAAAGATCACCGCGCGCATGGCCCCCGGCGAACACGCCGCGCGCGAGGCAGCCCTGCAGATGGCGCGCAAGCGGCGTATCGGCCCGTTCGCGCCCGAGCCGGTCGCGCCCGAAAAGCGCGAGAAACAGATTGCGGCCATGCTGCGCGCGGGCCACAGGTTCGATCACGTGCGCGCGGTGCTCGATTGCAGGAACGAGGACGCGGCCGCGGAATGGCTTCTCGAGGCAAGGGACACTCAGGATGACGGGTTTGCGTAA
- a CDS encoding MAPEG family protein — protein MPVELKILALGAVLLLVHIQVAIRAKTRQYGVTWNTGARDEALPPLGEIPARLERARDNFQETLPIAIIALLGLVVAGKTSEITAVAGWVWLGARVVYLPLYWTGVKLWRTVVFGVSALALIVLVGVLLFG, from the coding sequence ATGCCCGTTGAGCTTAAAATTCTGGCGCTCGGCGCGGTGCTGCTGCTGGTGCACATCCAGGTCGCGATCCGCGCCAAGACCAGGCAATACGGGGTGACATGGAACACCGGCGCGCGTGACGAGGCGCTGCCGCCGCTCGGCGAGATACCCGCCCGGCTGGAACGCGCGCGCGACAATTTCCAGGAGACCTTGCCCATCGCCATCATCGCGCTGCTGGGCCTGGTGGTGGCAGGCAAGACGAGCGAGATCACCGCCGTTGCCGGCTGGGTCTGGCTGGGCGCGCGCGTGGTTTACCTGCCGCTTTACTGGACCGGCGTGAAGCTGTGGCGCACCGTGGTGTTCGGCGTGTCGGCACTGGCGCTGATCGTGCTGGTTGGCGTTCTGTTGTTCGGCTGA
- a CDS encoding NADH:ubiquinone oxidoreductase subunit NDUFA12, producing MSFLGKIFTWWDGATIGTLLWSGRNGEHVGTDAQGNRYFRSKSVKDGQRERRWVIYEGANDASRVPSEWHGWLHGSYDALPESHLAPAKIWEVDHTPNATGTDTRYLPAGALDRGGRRAAATGDYEAWSPDA from the coding sequence ATGAGCTTTCTGGGCAAGATCTTCACCTGGTGGGACGGCGCCACCATCGGCACACTGCTGTGGTCGGGCCGCAACGGCGAACACGTCGGCACCGATGCGCAGGGCAATCGCTACTTCCGGTCGAAATCCGTGAAGGATGGCCAGCGCGAACGGCGCTGGGTCATCTACGAAGGCGCCAACGATGCCAGCCGCGTGCCCAGCGAATGGCACGGCTGGCTGCACGGTTCCTACGATGCGCTGCCCGAAAGCCATCTGGCGCCGGCAAAGATCTGGGAAGTCGACCACACCCCCAACGCCACGGGCACCGATACCCGTTACCTGCCCGCCGGCGCGCTGGACCGCGGCGGCCGCCGCGCAGCAGCAACCGGCGATTACGAAGCATGGTCGCCCGACGCGTGA
- the aat gene encoding leucyl/phenylalanyl-tRNA--protein transferase has protein sequence MHAPAAPDQPGSIPPEILLLAYRSGVFPMADARDDDEVFWVEPRKRAILPLDGFRCSRSLARVLKQDRYRVTLDADFPAVIAACAAPRPDHPDTWISTTIEASFLRLYEQGVAHSVECWAAGENGEELVGGLYGVAVDRLFCGESMFSRADNASKVALAWLVAMMRRAGFMVLDCQFMTEHLASLGAVEIHRDRYQAMIADACASPPERSLAEAYASLSASSPAGSPSEAAGSSPPSSPGKLIAQSFSQTS, from the coding sequence ATGCATGCCCCCGCCGCCCCCGACCAGCCCGGGTCGATCCCGCCCGAAATCCTGCTGCTCGCCTACCGCAGCGGCGTTTTCCCGATGGCCGATGCGCGCGACGACGACGAAGTGTTCTGGGTGGAGCCGCGCAAGCGGGCCATCCTGCCGCTCGATGGCTTTCGCTGTTCCCGTTCACTCGCCAGGGTGCTGAAGCAGGACCGGTATCGCGTCACCCTGGACGCCGATTTTCCCGCGGTGATCGCCGCCTGTGCCGCGCCGCGGCCGGACCATCCCGACACCTGGATTAGCACCACCATCGAGGCGAGCTTCCTGCGCCTTTACGAGCAGGGCGTGGCGCATTCGGTGGAATGCTGGGCCGCGGGCGAAAACGGCGAGGAACTCGTCGGCGGGCTTTACGGCGTGGCGGTGGACCGGTTGTTCTGCGGCGAAAGCATGTTCAGCCGCGCGGATAACGCCAGCAAGGTGGCGCTCGCGTGGCTCGTCGCCATGATGCGGCGGGCGGGTTTCATGGTGCTCGACTGCCAGTTCATGACGGAACATCTCGCCTCGCTGGGCGCGGTGGAAATCCACCGCGATCGCTATCAAGCGATGATTGCCGATGCCTGTGCCAGCCCGCCCGAGCGGTCGCTGGCCGAGGCCTACGCCTCGCTGTCGGCCTCGTCCCCAGCCGGCTCCCCTTCAGAAGCTGCGGGCTCGTCTCCGCCTTCCTCGCCAGGGAAGCTCATCGCGCAGTCCTTCAGCCAGACGTCGTAG
- a CDS encoding DUF2155 domain-containing protein produces MVARRVKTLRAAFVAACVSALAACQGEAPVPEAEQTQVPEEFQSPSAPQVAGGEDAIGTPLEERLATIGLVNKRNNITREFEMRPGESVRSGDVIIRLASCERPAPWEDSVLTGAFVQVFVNQRADVDSQRQWNRVFSGWMFKESPSLNVVEHPVYDVWLKDCAMSFPGEEGGDEPAASEGEPAGDEADSEA; encoded by the coding sequence ATGGTCGCCCGACGCGTGAAGACCCTGCGCGCCGCTTTCGTCGCCGCGTGCGTGTCGGCGCTGGCCGCCTGCCAGGGCGAAGCGCCGGTGCCCGAGGCCGAGCAGACCCAGGTTCCGGAGGAATTCCAGAGCCCGTCGGCGCCGCAGGTGGCTGGCGGCGAAGACGCCATCGGCACGCCGCTGGAAGAACGGCTGGCGACGATCGGCCTCGTCAACAAGCGCAACAACATTACCCGCGAGTTCGAGATGCGCCCGGGCGAATCGGTGCGCAGCGGAGACGTCATCATTCGCCTCGCCAGTTGCGAACGACCTGCGCCGTGGGAGGACAGCGTGCTGACCGGGGCCTTCGTGCAGGTGTTCGTCAACCAGCGCGCCGACGTCGATTCGCAGCGGCAGTGGAACCGCGTGTTCTCTGGCTGGATGTTCAAGGAATCGCCCAGCCTCAACGTGGTCGAGCATCCGGTCTACGACGTCTGGCTGAAGGACTGCGCGATGAGCTTCCCTGGCGAGGAAGGCGGAGACGAGCCCGCAGCTTCTGAAGGGGAGCCGGCTGGGGACGAGGCCGACAGCGAGGCGTAG
- a CDS encoding fatty acyl-AMP ligase has translation MSELVYTPNDCPLPRRRSDFATFDEAIDYAAQSEKGLNFHDARGQLERVYSYRQLREDAQQHARRLIGMGVGRGDRIALIAETAPEFCAAFAACVYAGAWPVPLPLPTTFGGKDSYIEQLGVQLSSSDPVLLLYPAEIGDMAAAAAANQGCRGMDWGEFATLDAPETQLPTLDPDDICYLQYSSGSTRFPTGVAVTHRALLHNLSGHARSMNIGEGDRGVSWLPFYHDMGLVGCFLSMIGNQVSADYLRTEHFARRPLAWLDLITRNPGNSLSYSPTFGYDICARRISSQSHVADRFDLSRWRLAGNGADMIRPDVMQQFVNCFADAGFRASAFTPSYGLAEATLAVTVMPPGEGIRVELVEEERLSGSPRDLSRPARYRAIVNCGKPLPEMELEIRGENGAAKGDHQIGKVWCRGPSVMHSYFRNEEATRDCLIPSVDGGAWLDTGDMGYMSKGYLYIVGRAKDMIIINGKNHWPQDIEWAVEQLPGFNHGDIAAFSVETESGEEAPAVLVHCRVSDPEERIRLRDQIADKVRSVTGMNCVVELVPPRTLPRTSSGKLSRAKAKKLYLSGEIAPLELAA, from the coding sequence ATGAGCGAACTCGTATATACGCCCAACGATTGCCCGCTGCCACGTCGGCGATCGGACTTTGCGACTTTCGACGAGGCGATCGATTACGCCGCGCAAAGCGAAAAGGGACTGAACTTCCACGACGCTCGCGGCCAGCTGGAACGCGTCTATAGCTACCGCCAGCTGCGCGAGGATGCGCAGCAGCACGCGCGCCGGCTGATCGGCATGGGGGTGGGGCGCGGCGATCGCATCGCGCTGATCGCCGAAACCGCGCCCGAATTCTGCGCTGCCTTTGCCGCCTGCGTCTATGCCGGGGCATGGCCGGTGCCGTTGCCGCTGCCGACCACTTTCGGCGGCAAGGACAGCTACATCGAGCAACTCGGCGTGCAGCTTTCCAGCAGCGACCCGGTATTGTTGCTCTACCCGGCCGAGATCGGTGACATGGCCGCCGCTGCCGCTGCGAACCAGGGCTGCCGCGGCATGGACTGGGGCGAATTTGCAACTCTCGATGCGCCGGAAACGCAGCTGCCCACGCTAGACCCGGACGATATCTGCTACCTGCAGTATTCGTCGGGCTCCACGCGCTTTCCCACAGGGGTCGCGGTGACCCATCGGGCGCTGCTGCACAACCTTTCCGGCCATGCGCGCAGCATGAACATCGGTGAAGGCGATCGCGGCGTCAGCTGGCTGCCGTTCTATCACGACATGGGCCTTGTCGGCTGCTTCCTGTCGATGATCGGCAACCAGGTCAGCGCGGATTACCTGCGGACCGAACATTTCGCCCGCCGCCCGCTCGCCTGGCTCGACCTCATCACCCGCAATCCGGGCAACTCGCTCAGCTATTCGCCGACCTTCGGTTATGACATCTGCGCCCGGCGGATCTCCAGCCAGAGCCACGTCGCCGACCGCTTCGACCTGTCGCGCTGGCGGCTGGCGGGCAACGGCGCGGACATGATCCGCCCCGACGTGATGCAGCAGTTCGTCAACTGCTTTGCCGACGCCGGGTTCAGGGCCAGCGCCTTTACCCCCAGCTATGGCCTTGCCGAGGCGACGCTGGCCGTCACCGTCATGCCGCCGGGCGAGGGCATCCGCGTGGAACTGGTGGAGGAGGAGCGGCTGAGCGGCAGCCCCCGCGATCTCAGCCGTCCGGCCCGCTACCGCGCCATCGTCAACTGCGGCAAGCCGCTGCCGGAGATGGAGCTGGAAATCCGCGGCGAGAACGGCGCTGCCAAGGGCGATCATCAGATCGGCAAGGTCTGGTGCCGCGGCCCCAGCGTGATGCACAGCTACTTCCGCAACGAGGAAGCGACGCGGGACTGCCTGATCCCCAGCGTTGACGGCGGCGCGTGGCTGGACACCGGCGACATGGGCTACATGTCCAAGGGCTATCTCTATATCGTCGGCCGCGCCAAGGACATGATCATAATCAACGGCAAGAACCACTGGCCGCAGGATATCGAGTGGGCGGTGGAACAGTTGCCCGGCTTCAACCACGGTGACATTGCCGCCTTTTCTGTCGAGACCGAGAGCGGCGAGGAAGCGCCCGCCGTGCTCGTCCACTGCCGCGTGTCGGACCCGGAGGAACGCATCCGCCTGCGCGACCAGATCGCCGACAAGGTGCGTTCGGTCACCGGCATGAACTGCGTGGTCGAACTGGTGCCCCCGCGCACCCTGCCGCGCACCAGTTCGGGCAAGCTCAGCCGTGCCAAGGCGAAGAAGCTGTATCTGTCGGGTGAAATCGCTCCGCTGGAGCTGGCGGCCTAG